The window AGGCCGACTCGAGCCCGGAACCGGACCCGACGATCGACGTGGATGCCGAACTCGAGACGCTCAAAGACCAGTACGGCCCGGACGAGAAGGTCGAGACCGGAGCGGACCCCGACAAACACGCCGCTCCGGAGGACGAGTCGGCGACCGACGTCGGTGAAACCGAGGGGGACGATGTCGACCCCGATTCAGACGTCGGTTCGCGATCGGGGAAACGGTCGGAGGAGCAGTCAGAGGAGCATCCTGAGGACCGGTCGGAGGGTACGGGAGACGACGATAACGAAAACGAGGAGTGAAACGAACCGAACCCGTTAGACTGGCTCGAACCGGTAGCCGTCCCAGTCCTGGCTGTCGGGCTCCCGGATGCCTGCGCCGGGCTCCCGGAGTTCGTCGACATGGACCGGCCGGACCTCGTCGCCGGTCTCGACGTCGTCGGTCGTGACCTGGCCGAGCGCGCGGACCGACTCGCCCTCCACGTCGAACTCGACGATCGCCATCGTGTTGGGTTCGCGAACCCCCGGCGGCGTCGCCGTCGAGGTCGTCCAGGTGACGACCTCGGCCGTATACTCGCTCAGATCGATCGTCTCCGCCGGCTCCGCGCCGCCCGGGCCGCGCGGGTGGCCGGGGTAACCGATCGAACCGTCCTCGTAGCGGATCGCTTCCATCGTCATTGTGCTGCCTCCATGATAGTGGTGATGACGCAGTTGCCGAACCC of the Halobiforma lacisalsi AJ5 genome contains:
- a CDS encoding OB-fold domain-containing protein, producing the protein MTMEAIRYEDGSIGYPGHPRGPGGAEPAETIDLSEYTAEVVTWTTSTATPPGVREPNTMAIVEFDVEGESVRALGQVTTDDVETGDEVRPVHVDELREPGAGIREPDSQDWDGYRFEPV